The Synergistaceae bacterium sequence TTCGTCGGCGCCCGGAGAGGTGAAGATAGAGAAGGGAGGCAAGGAGGCGAACGCCAAGAGCATCCTGTCTATCATGTCGCTTGGCGTTTCGAAGGGGGACACGGTGGCGCTCTCCGCGGACGGGGAGGGAGCTGAGGAGCTGTTGTCGGCGCTCGAGGAGATATTAGTCAAGGGTACGGAGTGACATAGGTTGGAGTTTTTAGTAAAATGTAGTGTGCCGGCCCGAGCGGACAGGTCGCTGAAAGCCGGCGAAGAGCCCCACATCATACAGCAAGGAGAGTGTTGTGAATGAAACGGAGAGTTAGTACTGTAATCGTGCTTCTTGTGTGCCTGCTTTTCACAGCGGCGGGAGCGGCCAGCGCTTCGGACTACAAGCTGGTGCTGCGACTCAGCCACGTCTTCTCCCCCGACGAGCAGTTGACCAAGTCGATGGACTGGGTGGCCGAGAGGATCTACAATAGGACGAACGGCGCAATCGAGATTCAGACCTTCCCGCAGGCGCAGATAGCAGTCTACAAGGACGGGATGGAGCAGGTCGTGCGCGGTGCGGACTTCATCTCGGTGGAGGACCCGTCCTACGTCGGAGACTACG is a genomic window containing:
- a CDS encoding HPr family phosphocarrier protein; translation: MRKEVTVQNPHGLHARPAAKFVQAASSAPGEVKIEKGGKEANAKSILSIMSLGVSKGDTVALSADGEGAEELLSALEEILVKGTE